The genomic region CGAGCACGCAGGGTATGGCACGATTGTTGATTTTGAAGACGCTGTGGTTGAACTGTTGCGGGAAGCGGGACAGTCCATCGAGGCCGAGCTTGATAAGGATGACCCGAAGGACGAGATCTATGAAACTTATGGCATCCAGTTCGCCGGCATGGCGCCGGAGATATGCGTGGGATACTCGCGCCTCAGAAGGTTTGGGAATAACCAAAAGCTCAAGCCCGACGCGGCAAACTATGTCTCGGACAGCCCGTCGCATGAAATGAACGTGGTGTACCTTAGGGGCAAGTGGGTATGGGAACGAGAGCGCGTGTCCATCGCAGACAGGGCGACAAAAGACTCTAGGCCGCCGGCAGTCATGATGCATTACAACTCTGCACGGCGGGTTCATGCGATTCTTGGCACCACTGACGGCAGGCCGGGAAAGGCAGAGATAAGAGTTGATGGCAAGCCTTTAAGCAAGGATAATTTGGGCAGGGACTGCGTTATTGAAGGAGAAAGGTCGGTCGTCAACATCGACTGGCCGTTCATGTACAACGTTGCAAAGACGCCAGAGCCGGAGGTCCACGAAGTCGAGGTGAGCCCGCTTTCAGACAACTTTGCGTTCTACACTTTCGCTTTCGGGTAGCATAGTTTTTTTACTCCGCGGACGCAACAACCGGTAGGCTATAATGGCAGAGAAAAAGGACGAATCTGCTGCTAGTGCAGTGGCGCTTGCAGAGGGCAAGATGGCGCCGGACTTTGCGATGCTCGACTCTTCCGGCATATCGATGCGCCTGTCGGATCTTCGCGGCAAAAAAGACGTCGTGATTTACTTTTATCCGAAGGATTTTACGCCCGGCTGCACCACGGAGGCGGCCGAGTTTTCGCGCGATTACGCCAAGTTCTCAAAGGCTGGCATCGAGGTGGTTGGCGTCAGCCCCGACGATCAGGAATCGCATGACAAGTTCCGCGCCAAGATGGGGATTCCGTACCCACTTGCTGCCGACACTGACAAATCCACCGCAAAGCAGTACGGCGTCTACGGCTTGAAGTCGTTTATGGGAAGGGAGTACATGGGCGTAAACAGGACAACCTTCTTGGTCGACCGCACCGGCAAGATAGTCAAGGTGTTTGCCCGGGTAAAACCGGCGGGCCACAGCGACGAAGTCTATGCCGTCCTTCGAGGCTAGCGCCGGTCAAAGGCGAAAAAGTCAGACATTGGGTCGATACGCCTGTTGTTCATCACGATCCCTATCATGGACCGGATCTCATCGCAACACTCGATGAACTTTCTTCCCTTTTCCGTAGTCTGGTACAGGTTATGCCCGTCAGCGTCGTGCTTGTGCACAAGCAGGTTGTGCGCAAGGAGAGCCGAAAAATAACTCTCGACCTGAGTGCTGCTGATATTTGCCTTGTATAGTATGTGCGTTTTTTTTGTGCCAGCGCCGACTGCCGACACCAAAATGTCATAGACGATGTCCACCTTGCTTCTGTGGCGCTCGCCTTTTACCGGCTCTGAATATGTAATCAAATTCCGACAGAATCTTGCTAATGCCCACTACTTAAGAAAACTACGCAATAAGATTCTAGATAGTTGTTCTATTTTTGAGGAGAAACAAGCTCGCCCAGGTGCTGGAGAATCCGGATATGATGCTCTTCGTCCACGCTGATGCTCTTAAGGAGCTCCCTTACTTCGGCATCATCAGCCATTTCGGCGCACTGGAGCAAGGTGTCTCGCGACTCCTGCTCCTCCCTGATTGACTCTTCTATCCCCGCCTTTGTAAGGATGGTGCTTCCTGTGGCGCCCTCTATCCCGGCCATCATTTTGGAGATGTACTCGATGTGCTTGAGTCCGTCGGTCAGCAGCGTGTGAAGATAGGTCCGAACAAGGTTGTTCTCAACTGTGGCCAGCGCAGACAAGTAGTGCATGAGTTCGTGTATCTCTGCATCATGCTGGCTCTTCAATAGAGAGTAAAGCTTTTGTTTCCTTTCAAGCTGGCGGAGGCGCGAGTCCATCATGAACTGACGCGCTGCAGATTCATAAAAAAGTAGCTTTGCCGCGCATGGGAAGGCGACAAGTGCTTCCCAATACTAGGTTTAAATGCGCTTTCGTTGGAAGCAGAGCCCGTGTCCAGTTTTGTATGCGACTGTCTGTGTCACAAAAAATACGGCGAGCGGTCCATATGCGACAAGTGCGTTGAAAGACACAAGGCGTCGCCTTACTACAATATTCTGAAAAAATTCGACTAGCAAACTGCTGTACTGGGTCAGAGTGAAATGAGTTCTTTTGGGAACCTGTGCAGTACCCGCGGCTTGCCCTCGGTCACGATTATGCTGTCTTCAATCCGGATTCCGAACTTGCCCTGACGGTATATCCCGGGCTCGACTGTTACGGCCATTCCAGGCGACAGAGACTCGGAGGTATTGTTTGCCCTGAGCCAGGGAGGCTCGTGCACGTCGAGTCCGATGCCGTGACCGGTGGAATGAATGAATTCGGACGACGCGCCTGCCTCTGAAATGACGCTCCTGCATGCGGAGTCGACCGCCCCGCATGTCGTGCCTGCGCGTGCGGCCTTTAGTCCCGCCAGCTGCGACTCTCTGACCACCTCGTACGAGTCTCGGGCTTCTGGGGGAACAGAGCCCAGCGCGAACGTGCGCGTTGCATCAGAGATGTAGCCCCGGTGGCGAAGCGTGAGGTCAACTACCACGAGGTCGCCTTTCTTGAATTTTCTGTCGCTTACCTCGGCGTGCGGAAGTGCACCGTTCGGGCCCCCTGCGATGATAAGCGGATTGAGGGTTGACTTGTAGGCAGGCGGATTGGCGCCGAGTTTCATGCCTTCGTAGACCAGCAGCGCCTGAAGGTCTCTTTCTGAAACGCCTGCCCTGATCTTTTTCAGGCAAATCTCATAGAGCCTGTCGAGTATCTTTGATGCGGCTGAGATTATGCGCACCTCGCCCTCGTCCTTTATTTTTCGGGCTTCAAAAAGCGGGTTTACGTCGTAGGCAATCGCTGAATCAGCGCCCGACGGCGAGTCGGGCCTAAGCGAAAGCTGCTTTTTTATCGATTCAATAGTAGCATAGTCAGAACAGTCAGTGCAGGTCTTGCCGGTCTTTTCGAGCGCGGATACAAAAGTAGATATCAACTCTGTGCCGCGTTCCGTGGCGACAACCTCGCAGTCATTAGAGTCCTCCTTTGCCCGCGTGTACTCTAGCTTGGGCGCGATTAGCTTTGTCGACCAAGGTGAGCAGATTGCGATGGCTTCGCCCCAAAAGCCCGTAAGGTAGAATACGTTTTGGGGCTCGAATGCAGCGACGCTCTTGTATCCCGCCTTTTCGGCCAGCTGCAAGAGTCTTTCCCGCCGAGCCTTCACGGTTTTCACTTTTCAAAAAACGCACGCCGCTCTATATAGTATGCTTGTCAGGAGCGTTCCAGTCATTTACTGTTCTTGTCGATTACTTCTGCGACAAGCTGGACAAGCTTTTGCGCCACCTCGACTTTTGATGCGAGTGGCATGTGCAGGGGCCTGCCTGTCCTTCCGACCACAAGGACCTCAGTGGTGTCAGAGCCCGCAGATGCTCCCGGAAGTGCCAAGTCGTTTGCGACCACAAGGTCGGCGTTGCATTCGTCAAGTTTCAATTTGGCCTTCTCAACCAGCTGCCCCCTGTCAAGACCCCACTCGGCCTTGAATGCCACGAGCACGGTTCGGCTGCTAATTTTCTTTACTTCGTTTATGATCTTCTTTGTAGGTTCCAGGCGCAGTTCGAGCGATCCCTTTCTGGTGTCGATCTTTGAAGCGGATTTTTTTGATGGCTTAAAGTCGGATACTGCAGCCGTCATTACAGCAACATCATAGCCGCCCTCTTCGGATTTCAGCTCAGAGACAACCGCATCATACATCTCTGATGACGTTTTCACGCGCAGTATCTTTTCAAACCGCGGCGGTTCAACCCCGACCCCAAGTATCAACGTCACCTTTGCGCCCATTGCAGAGGCCTGCTGTGCTATCGCAATCCCCATTTTGCCGGAGCTCAGGTTGGTAACGACCCTGATGGGATCGATGTATTCTATGGTGCTTCCGGCCGTAACCAGTACTTTCTTGCCGGCGAGAGGCTTTGGCGAAAGTGTCGAAATTGCAAGTTGCAGTACCTCCTGCGGTTCCGCTGCCTTGGCCTTGCCTTCTACAATCAAGGGTTCGCAAAAGATAACCCCGGCCTGCTTTAGCTTGCCGATGTTCTGCGCAACAGCAGCGTTTTCAATCATTGCCTCATGCATAGCAGGGGCAACGATTACCGGGATTTTCGAGCCAAGCGCCACTGACAGCACCGAGGTGACCGGGGTATCGTCTATCCCGTTTGCCGCCTTGCCTATAGTGTTTGCAGTGCACGGATAGACAACTATCAGGTCGGACCTGCCAAAGTCTGCCAGAGCAACATGCTCAAGGTCGCCACTAAGCGACGATACTGCGGGATTTCCTGTGGCCCACTTCATCATCTCCGGGGAAACCATCATACCAGTGGATCCGCTCATAACCGGCCTCACGTCGGCGCCGTGCCTCATGAGCAGTCGGGCCAGATCGATTGCCCTGTATGCGGCCACGCTGCCAGTTACGCAGAGCACCACCCTCTTGCCCGCGAGCTCTTTACCCGCAGTGCCTGTGATATCCTTTGAAGGGTGGGTGTCTCTTTCAGTCAAGCCTTTTCCCTTTGTTCACGGTGCCAGACTCTTCCTTTCGGAAAGTGCCGGCCCATTTGTCAAGCTCCCCGCTGTCCATGTGAAATGTGTGCGACTCGGCTGGAAATTTTTCTCCCTTTATGTCCATAGAATACCGGGACACTGCGTCAAATATCACGCTGGAAACGTCCGCATTGCGCACAGCAAACCTTGGCTTGATATCCTCGTACATCCCTATCAGGTCGTGCAGCACGAGAACCTGACCGTCGCATTTTGGGCCCGAGCCTATTCCAATGGTCGGTATCCGGAGCGCTTTTGATATTTCGCCAGCTGCCTCTGTCGATACCATTTCAAGTACAATCGAAAATGCGCCTGCCTGCTCGAGCGCGAACGCGTCAGCGAGCAACTTCTGGGCCGCCTCTGCAGTCCTTCCCTGAACCTTGTATCCTTCCCAAAGCGTCGCAGTCTGTGGCTTCAGTCCGATGTGCCCCATCACAGGGATCCCGGCTGACACGATAGACTCGACTGTCTTTTGGATTTCGGCCCCCCCTTCCAGCTTGACCGCGTCGCAGCCACTCTTTATCATCCGGACGGCATTTTCCACTGCCTGCGTTGGGCCAGACTGATAGGAGCCAAATGGCATGTCGCCTACCACCATTGCCCTTTTTGCGCCCCTTGAAACCGCGCCGCAAAAGAGAAGCATGTCGGCCATCTCCACCCGAACCGTGTTAGGATAGCCCAGAACCACCATCCCGGCGCTGTCGCCGACAAGCAGGATGTCCAGGCCTGCCCTGTCGCAGATAAGGGCAGTGCAGTAATCATATGCAGTGACTACCGAGATTTTCGAGCGATTCTTCATTGCAGCAATCCCCGAAACCGTTTGCTTTTTCTCTTTGTTCGCCATTGCTAGCCGACTCCGCCGCGGATTAGTTGCAGCGATCTTGCAAGGTTTTCCTGGTTGTCAAAAGAGTCCAGCAGGGCCTGGAGAGATTCGCCGCTCTTCTTCAGGTCGGCTACCGCGGCGACCAGTTCAGGGACAGCCCTTACAAGGTTGTCCACAATGCTGATTTGTGCGGCTTTTGCGGTCCTTGAGATCGGATTCAGGTCTACAGTAATTACAGTCTTGCCCATCTTTACAAGCGCCTCCGTCCTGTCGCCGTCCTCAAGTGGCACGAAGACAACATCGGCAGAAAATATTCCCGCGGGGTCAACCCTGCGCCTCTCGCTTTGCAGTTCGGGGATCTGCGCTGAGGCATCGCCGCCGGTTCCAAGGACCTGAGTTGCGCCGTTTCGCTCAAGTTCCTGCCTTATCCTCCTTTCCCTTTCCTCGGTTCGGTGAAACAGGTTGACTTCGAGTTTGGCATTTACCGAGGCTGCAAGCTCTACCAGCTGTCCTGGAACAAGCGCTGCCGCATTTCCGTTGACGGATATCACCGGGTGCATTGCCGTCAAAAGCGAGGCGGCGGCAGCCCGTATTGCGGCGCGTGCCATAGGGGTTGTAGCCTCACCGAGAAGGTAGTCAAACGCCTCGCCTCGACCGTGGGCGATGAGCCCCTGAGGTGCCACCAAGCCGTTCTGAAATCCGGCGACCAGAGCCTCCCGCACGTGCAGCGACTTGGCTCTCGGGTGGCTTTCAGGGATTTCTATCATGGCAGCGGCCTTTCAGATAAGCCGCGCGCCGGCGGGGTCGATTCCACAGACAAGCAAGTCCCCGTCAAAAGGCTGCAGTATTCTCTCTGCCTTCCAGGCATCCTCGGATGGCACGAGCGCAAAGACGGTCTCGCCGAAAAGTGCGACGCTTGAAACATAGCCAGATCGTGCAAGGGCTTCCATTGGCGCCTTGCATTTTCCGGAATCAATCCCCAGCCTTGCCGAAAATGCCCGGGACATTTTCATAAATTCCTCCGGCTGATAACCACCTGCGGCAAGTTCCGAGAGCATCCGCGTGCCGAGCCCCTGCTCGAAACCGTTCCTGCAAGATAGATAAGTCTTGGTCGAAATCGGAGAGAGACACAGAATCACGGCTGAGTAGCCATCAAGGGGTCTTGTTGATACCAGCCCGACTCCGGGTGCCCCGACAGTCTGCCGCGCTTCAAAGCCTCCTGCAAATTCGGCGATTACGGTTCCGAGTCCCGTCTTGCATTCAATCTCTGCGCGGTGCGCGATTTGGGCCGCCTCTGTCTGCGAGAGTCCGGTCCCAAGCGCGCTGTTGAGCGCATAAGAAAGGCTCAATGCTGCAGCTCCGCTTGAACCAAGTCCGTAGCCAATTGGAATTTCTACGTGATGGTCAATGGAAACAAAAAAGGAAGAGCCCAGATAGCGCATGTATTTTTCGGCAACCCATTTCGAAACTTCTGCGTCTCTGGACGGCCTTCCGTTGATAGTAATCGAGTAACCCTTCACCCTGCTCTCGTGGACCTGGACAGTGGTGTAGATGCCTTTGTCAATTGAAAACCCAGCACCGACGGAACCTGCGTACATTGCATTCTGCTGAGGCGCCGCAGGCTTGTCAAAAAAGCCTGTAATATGGGCAGGACTAAAAGATCTGGCGAGAGCCACGGGCGCACTAATTAGTGCCGATGCCATCAGAACAAGTCTTAATAATCTGCTGAAAATATAAGAATAACGTTTAATTAGTTTATACGAGCATAAATATTCATGTCAAAGTATGTGCGGAGGCTGCAGAAGGTCGGCAGCAGCTTTATGATCTCCCTTCCGGGTGATTGGATAAAACGAAATAAACTTGGAAAGGCGAGCATCCTGACGCTTGACATAAATCGGGACAACTCGATCTCGATTTTTTCATCAGACGACAATTCTGATGCGACCAAGGAGGCCACCCTGTCGTATACGCCTGCGACCATGGATTCGGTGGTAAACCAAGTTTACGGCGCTTATCTTCTCGGCTACGACTTGATTCGCATACGTTCAAGCTCAGAGATTCCGTTTGACGACGCCGACAGGATAAAGAGGGCGGTTCACAAGTTGGCAGGTCTTGAAATCGTTGACGAGGATGCCTTCAAGATTTCGGCTCAGTTTTTGCTGGACGCAGGTACCCTTGACGCCGAAAAGATTCTTCGAAGAATGAATTCCATAGTGTCAGGTATGTCAAGGGATGTCGTGGAATCAATGAACAAGAAAGAGAAGGACATACGCAGGGTAGTGGGCAGCAGGGATCAGGAAGTAAACCGCCACTACTTTTTACTTGTCAGGCTTATTCGGAGTGCGATGATGGATCAGAGGCTTGCGGGAAAACTAAACCTGAGCAACATCGACATCCTTGACTACAGGATAGCTGCAAACCTGCTCGAAAGTGCAGGGGACTATATCGTTGACCTGGCCGGGATCCGCGCGGCTTCAGAGATTCCACACATTGAAAAAATCGTCGAGGCAGGCATGCTAGTCGACGACATGCAGGAAAAGGCAGTATCTGCCTTTGTCAACAAGAACAGGAACGACTCGCTCACGGTGGTCAGGATGTACGAGCGCTTTACAGACCTTGTCAATTCGCTCAAGGATGTCTCATCGCTGAACGCCATTGCTTCAAAACGCGACTCCAGCTCGACCATTAACTTTCTCAATATCCTCTATTCGCTTGACAAGATCGCCCGATGCTGGGTGGACATTGCAGACCTGGTAAAGCCGGTGCACCTGACGGCGCCTCTCAAAAACGCATAGAGCCGCTGTTGTAGAAGTTATTCGCTGACAAGGCCATGCGTGTCAATTCCGGTCACAAAGGCCTCGTAGCCATGCTGCTCCACCGCGGCGAGAATTTTTTCTCCTTCTTCATGACTGCCAGCAAGCGCAATGACGGCTCCTCCCCCGCCTGCCCCCGTGACCTTTGCTCCCAGCGCGCCTGCACTTAGTGCGAGCTTTATTATTTCCTCTGCCTTTGGATGAGAGACTCCAAGCCTATGCAGTAGCCGCTGGTTCTGGCCCATGAGGCGGCCCACCCCGACCTTGTCGCCGCGCTCCAGTGCATCGGCAGCTTTGGACGATATATCGTCGAGCTCGTCCTGAAGACTCTTGAAATTGGCAACGTCTCTTTCCTTGAACTTTCTAACCTTGTCCACTTCCTCTCTTGTGGAGTGGGCAATTCCGGTGTTACAGACCAACAAAACCAAATCAGAACCCGGGGTCAAAGGCCTCATGCTCTGGTTCCGGTTGTAGGTCACAAGCCCGCCGAACGTGCTCACATAGCAGTCCGCCCCCGACGCAGTTCCATGCACCATTCCCTCGGCATCCATAGCAAGTCTGCATACCCGCTGCCTGTCGACCGGCCCGAAAAGAGACACTACGGCAGCAGCAGTTGCTACACAGGAAGCTGCGGAAGAACCCAGTCCTATTCCCGACCGGACGTGTGATTCAATATGAATCCTGATTCCGGGTACCTGCCCGCCAGATTTTTCATGAACAATTTGCCTTGCCAAGTCCAGTAGAGGCGCCAGTCCGCCTGTCTTCCGCCGCTGGGCGTCCTCTGCGCTTTCCTGCGAACCGACAACCATGCTCTCGCTGCCAAGGTCGGAAATTATGGAGATCCTGCCCGGCTCGTCTGTCAAGGCAGCCTTGGCGGAGATTCGCCGCTCTATCGATGCGAGAATCGCCGTGCTCCCATGCACGACGAAATGCTCGCCGAAAAGGATTACCTTTGCGGGGGCCGACGCGAAGGATGCAGGTTTCATGTAAATATTATGGAGCAGTATCCGACAACCGCGTCCTTATCTCCTGTGACATCGCCGCTAGTCGCATACTTTAACAGCTCTCCCTTTGTCGCCCCAAGCCCCTTTGCAGCTATCATGGTGGTGGCTATAGCGCCATAGCCGCACGCAGATACGTCAAGGCGCTCAAGTACGGCATAGAACCTGTTGACGTCAAGCGACAGTATTGCATTTATCAGCTCGCCGTCCTTTCTGTGGGCCTCTTCGTTTGGCTCATAGTGAGTCAGGTCTGAGGATCCGATAATGACAGGTGTCTTGCCCTCTTCGGCGTTTTCTTCGACAGTTTCTTTGATGGCGTTTCCAAGGTCGTATGCGGTGTCCAGGTCCTGCATAATAAGAATAATCGGGACTATTGAAAACTCGGCAGAATACTTGCGCTGCCTGATTACCTGGAGGTATGGAAGCTGCACCTCGATGCAGTGGTCCCTGCTGTGTGCAAAATTGTCAAAGTCAAGTATGCCGGATTTTTTCGAGATAAGTGCTGTCCAATCAGAATTAACGGCGATGCTGCCAATGGGGGTTTCCCACTGGCCGGATTTCATGGTGGCAACAGTTGAGCCAATTCCGTAGTGATTGGGGCCTACGAGAATGACGTTCTCAAAGTTAGAGCCGGAAATCCGGTAATAGCCATTTGCCGCAACGGCTCCCGAGTAAGCGTATCCGGCGTGCGGCGAGATCATCCCATAGATTCGTTGGTTTTCAAGCGAGGGCGGCTGCGCGCCTGGCCCGAAGCGCCAGTCTGCAAAAGTGTCCTCCACTGCTCTGGTCAACTCGCGGGAATTGTCAGGATAAAACATTCCGGCGACTGCAGGCGGGCGCGTGGCAGTATCAGAAGTCAAGTTATTTCAGACAACCCTACCGGCTTGATTGTATAATAAGCGAATGGATGGCTTGCGCGAGTAGGAAACGAAGAATCGGTAAGCTGGAGGCAGGGATACGCAAGACAAAAACCTCTGCAGTCTGCCATGTACCTGCCTCGTTCTGGACGGTCGCAATTTAAAGAAATCGGTGAAGAAAATAAAAGTGAGGCCTAGAGCAACTCTTCGACCAGCTTGGTCTCAAAGTCGTCTATGGATGCCTTTGACTCCATTTCGCCGTCTGACTTGATCTTGCTCTGCTTCTTTAGCACTTCACGCGCCAAGAGCCAGTAAGTCGTGGCAAGTGCCTTGCGGCCTCTGTTGTTTGCCGGCACAACAAGATCCACCTTGGATGTCACGTTGTCGCTGTTTGAAATTGCAATTACCGGTACACCGGCTCTCGTGGCTTCCAAAACCGCCTGCTGGTCAGCCTGAGGGTCTGTGACTACTACTATTTCCGGCTCCATATAGTCGGGAAGTGAGGGATTCGTAAATGTGCCGGGCATAAACCTGCCGAGGATGGGTGTAGCCCCTGTGAGTTCGCAGAATTTTTCAACCGGGGTCTTGCCGTACTCCCTAGCAGAGGTTACTGCAACCTTTGAAATGTCGGATCTACCGATAAACTTGGCAGCAACATCGATTCTGGCAAGGGTCTTGCTGATGTCAAGGATGTATAGTCCCTCAGGGTTTGCCTTGAGTATAAACGGAGCCATGTACTTG from Nitrososphaera sp. harbors:
- a CDS encoding winged helix-turn-helix domain-containing protein; translated protein: MITYSEPVKGERHRSKVDIVYDILVSAVGAGTKKTHILYKANISSTQVESYFSALLAHNLLVHKHDADGHNLYQTTEKGRKFIECCDEIRSMIGIVMNNRRIDPMSDFFAFDRR
- the bcp gene encoding thioredoxin-dependent thiol peroxidase, whose amino-acid sequence is MAEKKDESAASAVALAEGKMAPDFAMLDSSGISMRLSDLRGKKDVVIYFYPKDFTPGCTTEAAEFSRDYAKFSKAGIEVVGVSPDDQESHDKFRAKMGIPYPLAADTDKSTAKQYGVYGLKSFMGREYMGVNRTTFLVDRTGKIVKVFARVKPAGHSDEVYAVLRG
- a CDS encoding 4-phosphopantoate--beta-alanine ligase, with protein sequence MIEIPESHPRAKSLHVREALVAGFQNGLVAPQGLIAHGRGEAFDYLLGEATTPMARAAIRAAAASLLTAMHPVISVNGNAAALVPGQLVELAASVNAKLEVNLFHRTEERERRIRQELERNGATQVLGTGGDASAQIPELQSERRRVDPAGIFSADVVFVPLEDGDRTEALVKMGKTVITVDLNPISRTAKAAQISIVDNLVRAVPELVAAVADLKKSGESLQALLDSFDNQENLARSLQLIRGGVG
- the panB gene encoding 3-methyl-2-oxobutanoate hydroxymethyltransferase — translated: MANKEKKQTVSGIAAMKNRSKISVVTAYDYCTALICDRAGLDILLVGDSAGMVVLGYPNTVRVEMADMLLFCGAVSRGAKRAMVVGDMPFGSYQSGPTQAVENAVRMIKSGCDAVKLEGGAEIQKTVESIVSAGIPVMGHIGLKPQTATLWEGYKVQGRTAEAAQKLLADAFALEQAGAFSIVLEMVSTEAAGEISKALRIPTIGIGSGPKCDGQVLVLHDLIGMYEDIKPRFAVRNADVSSVIFDAVSRYSMDIKGEKFPAESHTFHMDSGELDKWAGTFRKEESGTVNKGKRLD
- a CDS encoding phosphate uptake regulator PhoU, with amino-acid sequence MSKYVRRLQKVGSSFMISLPGDWIKRNKLGKASILTLDINRDNSISIFSSDDNSDATKEATLSYTPATMDSVVNQVYGAYLLGYDLIRIRSSSEIPFDDADRIKRAVHKLAGLEIVDEDAFKISAQFLLDAGTLDAEKILRRMNSIVSGMSRDVVESMNKKEKDIRRVVGSRDQEVNRHYFLLVRLIRSAMMDQRLAGKLNLSNIDILDYRIAANLLESAGDYIVDLAGIRAASEIPHIEKIVEAGMLVDDMQEKAVSAFVNKNRNDSLTVVRMYERFTDLVNSLKDVSSLNAIASKRDSSSTINFLNILYSLDKIARCWVDIADLVKPVHLTAPLKNA
- a CDS encoding aminopeptidase P family protein; amino-acid sequence: MKTVKARRERLLQLAEKAGYKSVAAFEPQNVFYLTGFWGEAIAICSPWSTKLIAPKLEYTRAKEDSNDCEVVATERGTELISTFVSALEKTGKTCTDCSDYATIESIKKQLSLRPDSPSGADSAIAYDVNPLFEARKIKDEGEVRIISAASKILDRLYEICLKKIRAGVSERDLQALLVYEGMKLGANPPAYKSTLNPLIIAGGPNGALPHAEVSDRKFKKGDLVVVDLTLRHRGYISDATRTFALGSVPPEARDSYEVVRESQLAGLKAARAGTTCGAVDSACRSVISEAGASSEFIHSTGHGIGLDVHEPPWLRANNTSESLSPGMAVTVEPGIYRQGKFGIRIEDSIIVTEGKPRVLHRFPKELISL
- the rpsB gene encoding 30S ribosomal protein S2, with protein sequence MILSTGIRVGTPVKTKYMAPFILKANPEGLYILDISKTLARIDVAAKFIGRSDISKVAVTSAREYGKTPVEKFCELTGATPILGRFMPGTFTNPSLPDYMEPEIVVVTDPQADQQAVLEATRAGVPVIAISNSDNVTSKVDLVVPANNRGRKALATTYWLLAREVLKKQSKIKSDGEMESKASIDDFETKLVEELL
- a CDS encoding GHMP kinase → MASALISAPVALARSFSPAHITGFFDKPAAPQQNAMYAGSVGAGFSIDKGIYTTVQVHESRVKGYSITINGRPSRDAEVSKWVAEKYMRYLGSSFFVSIDHHVEIPIGYGLGSSGAAALSLSYALNSALGTGLSQTEAAQIAHRAEIECKTGLGTVIAEFAGGFEARQTVGAPGVGLVSTRPLDGYSAVILCLSPISTKTYLSCRNGFEQGLGTRMLSELAAGGYQPEEFMKMSRAFSARLGIDSGKCKAPMEALARSGYVSSVALFGETVFALVPSEDAWKAERILQPFDGDLLVCGIDPAGARLI
- the amrB gene encoding AmmeMemoRadiSam system protein B, with amino-acid sequence MTSDTATRPPAVAGMFYPDNSRELTRAVEDTFADWRFGPGAQPPSLENQRIYGMISPHAGYAYSGAVAANGYYRISGSNFENVILVGPNHYGIGSTVATMKSGQWETPIGSIAVNSDWTALISKKSGILDFDNFAHSRDHCIEVQLPYLQVIRQRKYSAEFSIVPIILIMQDLDTAYDLGNAIKETVEENAEEGKTPVIIGSSDLTHYEPNEEAHRKDGELINAILSLDVNRFYAVLERLDVSACGYGAIATTMIAAKGLGATKGELLKYATSGDVTGDKDAVVGYCSIIFT
- the mvk gene encoding mevalonate kinase; the protein is MKPASFASAPAKVILFGEHFVVHGSTAILASIERRISAKAALTDEPGRISIISDLGSESMVVGSQESAEDAQRRKTGGLAPLLDLARQIVHEKSGGQVPGIRIHIESHVRSGIGLGSSAASCVATAAAVVSLFGPVDRQRVCRLAMDAEGMVHGTASGADCYVSTFGGLVTYNRNQSMRPLTPGSDLVLLVCNTGIAHSTREEVDKVRKFKERDVANFKSLQDELDDISSKAADALERGDKVGVGRLMGQNQRLLHRLGVSHPKAEEIIKLALSAGALGAKVTGAGGGGAVIALAGSHEEGEKILAAVEQHGYEAFVTGIDTHGLVSE
- the coaBC gene encoding bifunctional phosphopantothenoylcysteine decarboxylase/phosphopantothenate--cysteine ligase CoaBC translates to MTERDTHPSKDITGTAGKELAGKRVVLCVTGSVAAYRAIDLARLLMRHGADVRPVMSGSTGMMVSPEMMKWATGNPAVSSLSGDLEHVALADFGRSDLIVVYPCTANTIGKAANGIDDTPVTSVLSVALGSKIPVIVAPAMHEAMIENAAVAQNIGKLKQAGVIFCEPLIVEGKAKAAEPQEVLQLAISTLSPKPLAGKKVLVTAGSTIEYIDPIRVVTNLSSGKMGIAIAQQASAMGAKVTLILGVGVEPPRFEKILRVKTSSEMYDAVVSELKSEEGGYDVAVMTAAVSDFKPSKKSASKIDTRKGSLELRLEPTKKIINEVKKISSRTVLVAFKAEWGLDRGQLVEKAKLKLDECNADLVVANDLALPGASAGSDTTEVLVVGRTGRPLHMPLASKVEVAQKLVQLVAEVIDKNSK
- a CDS encoding redoxin family protein; protein product: MEIVPATPAPELREITGWANSPPLSVKGLKGSVILLDCWTYTCSFCLRTLPVLRRLHEKYAMHGLRVIEAHSYEYEFAKDPANIARALARYNVNEVPVAYDTSNKTWDAYGNTYWPKHVLIDGNGLVRYEHAGYGTIVDFEDAVVELLREAGQSIEAELDKDDPKDEIYETYGIQFAGMAPEICVGYSRLRRFGNNQKLKPDAANYVSDSPSHEMNVVYLRGKWVWERERVSIADRATKDSRPPAVMMHYNSARRVHAILGTTDGRPGKAEIRVDGKPLSKDNLGRDCVIEGERSVVNIDWPFMYNVAKTPEPEVHEVEVSPLSDNFAFYTFAFG